The following nucleotide sequence is from Tardiphaga sp. 709.
ATTAACTCATTCCCTTTCACTCTTTCAAAACCACACTGGGGATTATCCGCCGCGAGTCAGATTCCGTTAAGCGTCGCCGACGCATTTTACCACCTGCTGGGAACGAGTGGTGAGAGCGATGACGGGGATCGACAGCAGCGCGCAGGGGCGCAGCGCACAACGTGGCGGGTGCCGCCGATGTTGAATGTCGGCACGCTGTTCACGGTGTTCACCGTCAATTTTCTGGCCCTCGGCGTGGTCTGGGCCTATGTGGCCACCAGCTATCCCAATTTGCACGCGGCGCGTTACTGGACCGCAGCCGCGCTCACCGCAGCATTTGGCACCGCCGTCTCGGTGCTGCGCGGCACCGATGTCGATCCGCTGATCCCCATCGTGCTGGGCGGTGGTCTTTTGCTATTTGCCACCAGTCTCGCCACCATCGGCATGCACCAGTTCTATGGCCGCCCGGCAGGATGGCGCCCGCAAGTGGCGATCGTCGGCGCCAGCATGGCCGGACTGCTGCTGTTCACGCTGTGGCACGACAATATGGCCGTGCGCGTGCTGATCTATTCCGGTGGCCAGTCGATCACCGTTGCCATGACCGTGCCGCTGCTGTTGTCGCGCAAGGATGGCGGCGGCAATGCCGGCGCGCGTCTCGCCGGCTGGCTCGCCATCGCGCTCGTCGTGGTGCATGCGGTTCGCTCGGCGGCCGCTCTGGCGAATATCGGCGGCGGCATGACCTTCGCCAATTTCAACAATGTCCAGGCCATGATGGTGCTGGTGCTGGTGTTCCTCGCGATGTCATGGAATTTCGGATTCCTGCTGATGGCCATCGACCGCCTGCGCGGCGAAGTCGCCGAACTCGCGCTGGTCGACGATCTCACCGGTGTCGCCAATCGCCGCCATCTGGTGCAGCGCATCACCGAGGAATGCGCGCTGGCGCGCCGCACGCAAAAGCCGTTCGCGCTGCTGGCGATCGATCTCGATGGCTTCAAGGAGATCAATGACGGCCACGGCCACGCGGCCGGCGACGATTGCCTGCGTCACTTCACGCTGATGACCCAGAGCAAACTCCGCCCCGGCGATCTGCTCGCGCGTTCCGGCGGCGATGAGTTCAGCATTATCCTGCCGGCGACGACGCTGCATGAAGCGGCAGGCATCGCGCGCCGTATTCTCGATGTGTGCCGCATCGACGCCGCGGCCTGTGCGCCCGGCGAGATTCCGATTGCGGCGTCCATCGGCGTTGCGCAGTGGCATCCGCAGGTCGGGCAGTATCCGGAGCGGCTGATCGCGGCTGCGGACCAGGCGCTCTATGCCGCCAAGAACGACGGCAAGAACCGCTTCGCCCTATGCGATCTCGAAGCGCCTTCGATGGTGCCGGATCTCAACATGGACGAAGCCATCGACCGCGCCCGCAAGCTGGCCTGATCGTCCAGGAACCTCAGCGATCGCACCGGGCAGGGCGCGACGCGATGCCGCTTGCAGATTGTGTGTGCGGCCCCCATGTCACGACCATGATGAGCACAGGTCAATCAACCACTTACGACGCGAGGGGCCCGCGCAAAGCGGCGTCCACGCATGGTCCGATCATCGATCAGGATGGTTTTGAGGTTCGGCCCGAGCAAGTTCGGCCGGATGTGCAGGGCTTTCGGTTCGACTTCGGAGCGGGCGCCAATCCGTTTGCCAATCTCACGCGCGAGCAACGGCTGGCGCGGCTGGATGCGCTGGCGAAACTGCTCGACGTCGCCTTCATCGTACCCGGCACCAAGATCCGCTATGGCATCGATGGTCTGATCGGTTTGATTCCGATCGTGGGCGACATCATCACCACGGCGATCTCGCTATGGGTGGTGCGCGAGGCACGGGCGCTCGGTGCGCCATGGCATCTGACGGCGCGCATGCTGGGCAATGTTGCGGTGGACGGTGCTGTCGGCATCGTGCCGTTTATCGGCGATGCGTTCGACGTGATGTTCCGGGCCAATGTCCGCAACGTCAGAATGCTGCGCAAGTGGCTCGAAAAACAGCCCAGACTCTAGTTCAGAGTCCGGGCTGCAATCGTCTCAATTCGTAAAGCTCAAGCTGCGTCGGCGTCGTCGGTCGCAGGCTCTTCAGCGCGCACGCGGCGCTCGAGCGGGAAGTCCTGGCTCTCATAGAGCGAGCGAATGCCGCTCTGGTCGAAACGGGCTTCCTCGACCTGCAGATAGGCGCCGTTCAGCGAGTCAGCCGGCAGCTCCTCGATCGCGAACTGGACAGCGGCGGCGGCCGTATCGAAACGACGATAGGCGAAACCGGCACGTTTTTTCTTGCGGATCGCGGCGGGGAAGAGTTCGGCTGCGGTGTTGTAGCTGAAAGCTGCCATGGTCGGGGACCTCATCTGAATACGCAACGAAACGACGCTTCATTCGCAATGCAGCCGATCCGGCGGCGCGCGGAACATCATTTCAGGACAGACCCCAATATAAGCACGTTTTGGCCGATTGCGACACCTGCGATACAGCATGATGAATCGCAGTGCGCGGACGGTATTGCCGTAATAGCTTTGTGATTTAAAGAGCTTAGCGCGCGCCCAAGGCATGGGCAGCGGCGCGCGCAGCGCAATATTTGCCTATTGTCCGGTCACATCCGGCAGCGGCACGATTTTCAGGGGGGTCGTATAGGGCTCGACCCGCAGCGCCTCAGTCGACATAAGGCCCACCTGCCGCAAAGGCGCCTGCTCCAGCGCCCCCGCCTCAGCCTTGCGCACGGCGTATTGCCAGGCCGTCAGCGTACCCTTTTGGACCAGATGCTTGGCGACGCCGCCGGCGTTCTTGGCTTCGAAAGTGGAGAGCTGATCATCGTTAATGCCGATGATGATCTCGTCCTTGGCCGTGATCACCTTGAACAGCGACACCTTGTCGGTTGCTAGTGCGGGGTGGGACACCAAGCTTTCGAGAATGAGACCCGCAAGGGCAATGCCGAGCAACAAACGATTTGAACGGGTAGACATCTTGGTACTTTCTTATTCTTCTTCGCGAACGTGCATGCCGCTGAGGCATGTTCAAGTAACAGGCAATGGGCGAAGCCGCCTACGGACAAGTATTGGACAGAAATGCCCCGCGAGACTTCGATGAGTCGCACGGGGCATGGAAACAGTTCGATACGGGATACGTATTTATTTAGGCTGAAGTTTCAAGGCCGCAGAGTTGATGCAGTATCGCAATCCCGTGGGTCCGGGGCCGTCGTCGAACACATGTCCGAGATGACCATTGCACTTGGAGCACAGTACTTCCGTGCGGATCATGCCGTGGGTCACATCGCGTTCTTCGTCGATATGACTTTCTCGTGAGGGCTGCGTGAAGCTCGGCCAGCCGCAGCCGGAATCGAACTTGGCGTCGGACTCGAACAGCGTCTGGCCGCAGCCGGCGCAGACGAAGGTGCCCGGCGTATGGTCATGTTCGTACTCGCCGGTGAACGGACGCTCCGTCGCCTTTTCGCGCAGTACCGCATACTGCATCGGGGTCAGTTCGCGGCGCCATTCGGCTTCGCTCTTTTCGACCTTGCCGGGTGTCGTGTTGGTATCGGTCATTCTTTCTCCTTCCCGATCGGCCGTGGCTGCGAGCGCTCAGGTCAATTTGTGACCTTCGACGCGCTCACCAGCGTCGGCTTTTCGATATAGTTCTGGGCAAAGATCTTCTTCAGGTTCTCGACCTTCGGAATATCGTTATAGGCAATATAGGGCTGGTTCGGGTGCAGCGTCAGGTAGTCCTGATGATAAGCCTCCGCCGGATAGAAGGCTTCGAGCATGCCGAGCTTGGTGACGATCGGCTTCTTGTAGACCTTCGCGGCATTGAGCTGAGCGATATAGGCTTCCGCCACTTTCTTCTGCTCCGGCGTCGTCGCGAAAATTTCCGACCGATATTGCGTGCCCGAATCCGGGCCCTGGCGATTCAGCTGGGTCGGGTCATGCGCCACCGAGAAATAGATCTGCAGGATCTTGCCGTAGCTGATTTTCGCCGGGTCGTATTTGATCTCGACCGCTTCGGCGTGTCCGGTCGAGCCGGTGCTCACCGCGGTGTAGTTGGCCGAGCTCTTGGAGCCGCCAGCATAGCCGGATACAGCGTTAACGACGCCCGCAGTGTGCTGGAATACGCCCTGGACGCCCCAGAAGCACCCACCCGCAATCACCGCAGTCTGAATGCCGGTCGCGGCCGGCGTATCCGCTGCGGGTGCGGGAATGATGACAGCCTCTTCCGCGGCAAAAGTAGGAGCCACGAGGGCGGTCGAAATCGCCAATGCGCCGGCAAAGGCGCAGAGCGAGAGGCGGCTGAACAGGGAGCGGCGCATAGCAGGTCCTCTTGGATGATCGATGGCCGGATATCGGCAGTCTAGACCGGAGCCCGCGGTTCGCAATCGGCATTTCCGGTGGGCACATCCGAGATACGGAAGAGGGTGCCGGTTGTTACGCGATGCCGCACACGAATTCGTGAGGATCTGACAAAGGCACGAAAAAGCCGCGGGACGTGAGTCTCGCGGCTTTTGTTTGGGGACGGCGCTGTCCGCCTATGGGCAAGGATAACGGTTGCCATCGTTGTTCAGATAAGTGCCTGACGCGGGATCGTAGGAGCGATAGCGCTGCGAGCAATAGGCTGCGTTCTGCTGGGCCGCCGCGTTGGCCTGGCTGGCAGCAATCGCGCCGCCGATGATGGCGCCCGCTGCGAGGCCGCCGACGACGGCGCCAGCGCTGGGTCCGCGGCGATAGTAGCCAGGACCGTAGCCGTAGCGTGGGCCATAACCGTAGCGGCGATAATACTGCACGTTCTCGGTGGCCGACGGTACGGCACTGGCGAGGCTGGGCTGACTAACCAGTGGCGCTGATGTTGCCGGCGCCGAAAACGCCAGCGCACTCGCACCGATCATCGTGGCCATCGTCAGGATTTTTGCGGGATGCATATCGAGCTCCTTATTATGCGTAAGAGGCCGAAACGTTCGGGCGGGCATCGTGTTCCACGAGGCCTGGTGAGCCGAGACGCGTCAGATCAGCGCATGCGATTGATTGCAAAATACGCGCGTTAAACCACGATGCTCAAGCGCTTTGCGGCGCGGGTGATGCCCGTGTAGAGCCAGCGGGCGCGGCTCTCCTGAAATGCAAAGCTCTCGTCGAACAGGACGACATCATCCCACTGCGAGCCCTGGCTCTTGTGCACGGTCAGCACGTAGCCGTAGTCGAATTCGTCGTAAGGCTTGCGCTGTTCCCATGGCAGCGTCTCAACACCGCCGGAGAAACAGTCTGCGCGTACCGAGACCTTGGTGACCTTGCCGCCAAAATCCTCATCCGGGGAAATTCGCATGGTGATGATCTGCGATTTCGAGGCGGCGCGCGCCTTCACCCGCCACAGACCGCCGTTGAACAGCACCTTTTTGCGGTTGTTGCGCAGGCAGACCAGCTTGTCATTGGCCACCGGCAACAGGTCCTCAATGCCAAGTTTCTGCCGCACACGCATATTGTAGGCGCGCCGCGTATTGTTGCGGCCGACCAGTACCTGATCGGCGGCCATCACGCGGTCCGGATCGAGTGCCTTGCGCGACACGATTTCGCTCAGGCCGTATTGCCCGGGCTGCAGCGAGCGTCCCTCGCGCACGTCCATCGACATGCGCACGATCGGATCGTGTTCGGCCTGACGATGCACTTCGGTCAGCATCACGTCGGGCTCGGTCTCGGTGAAGAAGCCACCGCCCTGGATCGGCGGCAACTGCGCGGGGTCGCCCAGCACCAGCAAAGGGCAGTCGAAGGACAGGAGATCGCGGCCGAGTTCGGCGTCCACCATGGAGCATTCGTCAATAACGATCAGCTTGGCCTTCGACGCCGGCGCGTCGTCCCACAGTTCGAAATTCGGCTGCTCCTCGCCGCTCTCGCGGGCGCGATAGATCAGCGAGTGAATCGTGGATGCGCCGTCGCAGCCCTTGTTGCGCATCACCAGCGCGGCCTTGCCGGTAAAGGCCGCGAATTTCACCTCGCCATCGACATTGTCGGCGACGTGCCGCGCCAATGTCGTCTTGCCGGTACCGGCAAAGCCGAACAGCCGGAACACCTGCGGTGTGCCGTTGCGGCCTGGCTTTGCCTTCAGCCAGTCGTCGACGGCTTTCAGCGCGGCATCCTGATGCGGGGTAAAGGTCGACATTGCGTCTCTGGAAAGCGGTGCACGGCCATTTTGCCGCGACTCAGCGGGGAAAGCTAACCATTCAGGCGTCTGACGCAAGCCGGAGACCCCAAGTCGCGTGCGCCAACGTGGCCGGTTGCTCATTGTCGTTCCATGACGCAGTTATTAGGCTGCTTGAGCCTAGGGAGCCCATTTTGGAACGCAGACTGCTTCAGATCGCACTGGCGATCGTCGGCCTCGTGGCCATCCTGTTCGGCCTGACCGGCGTGCTGTTCGGCACCAGCCTGTCGGGCGTCAGGCTCGGCGTGACCATGGAAGGCTATGTGCGCTTCATCAAGGGCGTGCTGGTGGCGGTCGGGCTGATCTACTGGTCGGCGATCCCGCAGATCGAAAAGCGCTTTGAGCGGATTTCGATCGTGACCTTCATCCTCGTATTCGGCGCTGCCGCGCGTCTATTGGCCCTGCTCAGTCATGGCTTTCCGACCGTGGGACTCCTGATCAGTCTGATCGGCGAACTCGTGGTCGTCCCGATGATCTGGCTGTGGCTCCGCCATCTCGTGCGGCGGGGTGCGGTCGCATGAAGCGGATCGGCATTGGGATCGTCTATGTGATCGGCGCGATTTCGATCGGTTATCTCGCGCTCTACGCCTATGCGATGTTCACCCGGCAGGAGCTGACGCCGGGCGATCCGATCAAGATTTTTCGGAAGCAGGACGCGCCGAGCTATTCGCAGGGCGCGTCGTTGTCGTTCTTTGCGTAATTACATCGCGCCCATGGCCGCACGATAGTCGCCGGCGCCTGCTCCGGCCGGTGTGATCGGCAGACCACCATCGGCATATTCGTTGAGCTTGTTGCGCAGCGTGCGGATCGAGATGCCAAGAATATTGGCCGCATGGGTGCGGTTGCCGAGGCAGTGCTTCAGCGTCTCCAGGATCAGATCGCGCTCGACATCGGCTACGGTACGGCCGACCAGTGCGCGGGTCACGGTTTCTGCCGCCATGGTGGCGTGCGCGACGGCCGGCGGGGTCTTGGCGAGGTCGAGACGATCACCATCCGGGGTCAGGATGGCATCCGCGCCAATCTCGTCGCCGTTGGCCATCAGCACCGAACGGTGGATCGTGTTTTCGAGTTCACGGACGTTGCCCTGCCAGCGATTGGCGGTGAGCACGCGCCGTGCTTCGGCGGAGATCGGACGCACCGGCACGCCATTGGCGTCGGCATACTTCTTGGCGAAATGTTGCGCCAGCTCAAGAATGTCGGCCGGGCGATCGCGCAGCGGCGGGATCTTCAGGTTCACGACGTTCAGGCGGAACAGAAGATCTTCGCGGAACGTGCCTTCGCGCACGGCGTCGGAGAGATTGCGGTTCGAGGTTGCGATGATGCGAATGTCCACCGGCACCGGCTTGGTGCCGCCGACGCGGTCGATGACGCGCTCCTGAATGGCGCGCAGCAGCTTCGACTGCAGCCGTACGTCCATTTCCGAGATTTCGTCCAACAAGAGTGTGCCGCCGGTGGCTTCCTCGAATTTGCCGATGCGGCGTGCGATTGCGCCGGTGAAGGCGCCCTTCTCGTGGCCGAACAGTTCGGACTCCAGGAGATGCTCGGGGATTGCAGCGCAGTTGATGCTGATGAACGGCTTCTTGGCGCGGTTGGAGCGGGTGTGGACGTAGCGCGCCAGCACTTCCTTGCCGGTGCCGGATTCGCCCGTGATCATCACTGACGCATCGGAGCCGGCGATCTGCTGCGCTAGCTTGACCACCTTGCCCATCATCTCGTCGCGATAGATCAGGTCGCGGCTGTCATTGGCGACAGCGGCGAGAACGGCGGCGATCAGTTCCGGATCCGGCGGCAGCGGGATGTATTCTTTGGCGCCGGCATGGATCGCGGCTACCGCGGCGCGGGCATCGGTGGTGATGCCGCAGGCGACGATCGGCACATGGATGTGTTCGGCTTCCAGCCGCATCACGAGGTCGCGGATGTCGAGGGCGACATCCACCAGCAGGAGATCCGCGCCCTTGCCGCCGCGCAACACGCCCATCGCCTGATCGTGGCCTTCGGCATGAACCACGGAGGCGCCGTTATCCATGGCGATCTTGGTGGCGGTGGTGAGTTGGCCCTTGAGGGTACCAACGATGAGAAGCCGCATGGTGATCTCCTGTTATATCCTGGTCGCGCCCTTGAGGCGCCGTTTGTCCCGAATTAGCTGCGTTCAGCCTTGATGATTTCAGTCATGGTGACGCCGAGTTTTTCTTCGACGAGGACGACTTCGCCGCGCGCCACCAGGCGGTTGTTCACGTAGATGTCGATCGCTTCGCCAACGCGGCGGTCAAGTTCGAGCACGGTGCCGGGCCCGAGCTTCAGCAATTCGCCCACACCCATCTTGGAGCGGCCGAGCACGGCAGATACTTGAACCGGAACGTCGAAGACCGCTTCGAGATCGGCGGCAATACGCGTGACCTGTTCTTCGTCAGCATAGCCGACGTCCCCCATTGCGCCGGGATCGGTGGCATTGAGATCGGGAAGCGGAACCTGGGGATCGCTCATATTCTAGTCCTCACAGCCCTGTCAGGCCTGATTGCGCGACGCCATGTAGCGTCCGACGAGTTCGTTGATCTTGGCGTCGATGGTTGCGCGTTCGAGCACGACGCCGCCATCCGCCCATTCGATTTTGCAGTCGCCGTTCTCGATATCCGGCTCGGCGAGGATGACGAGGCGACCGGCGAAGCCGCTTTGTTTGGCCTGTTTCTCGATGCGCTCGCGTGCTTCGTCGTAGAGCTGGTCGTTGATGCGCACCACGAGATGCGGCGTCGAAACCAGATTCTTGAAACAGTCGTGGACCAGAGCCATGACTTCCGTGAGCGGCTCGACGGCGATCAATTCACTGCAGAGTTTGCGTGCCACCGACACCGCAACATCGACAGCTTCGGTTTCCATCTTTTCTTCGATGGCCCCGAAGCGCGACGAGATCGAGGAGATCGCAACGCCGATCTGTTCCAGCGCCAATGCGGCGCGACGGTCGCTTTCGGCCTTCGCCTCCCGCTGGGCCGCATCGAAGCCTGCGCGATAGGCCTGGGCCTCGGCGTTGGCAACCTTCTCCGCGATCTCGGCGGGCGTGATCGCGGGCGCGCGCGTCTTGTCGGGCGCTGCGAAGTCCATATCGAACAGAAATTTTGCGGGGGCGGCCATCAATACACCAGCTCGTCGTCGGCGCGGTTCTTGGTCAGCACGATTTCGCCCTTGGCGGCGAGATCCTTGGCCAAATTCACCAGCAGTGCCTGTGCCTCGTCGACATCGCGCAGACGGACCGGGCCGAGCGCGGCCATATCGTCGGTCAGCATCTTGGCGGCGCGGGACGACATGTTGCCCATGAAGAACGCGCGCACTTCCTCGTTGGCGCTCTTCAGTGCGATTCCCAGCTTGTCCTTATCGATGCTGCGCATCAGGGTCTGTGCCGATCCGGCATCGAGCTTGATGAGGTCGTCGAAGGTAAACATCAGCGCCTTGATGCGCTCGGCCGCCTCGCGATTGTCTTCTTCCAGCGAGGTGATGAATCGCGTTTCGGTCTGGCGGTCGAAGTTATTGAAGATTTCCGCCATGACTTCGTGCGCGTCGCGGCGACGGGTCTGCGAGAGGTTCGACATGAACTCGACGCGCAGCGTCTGTTCCACACGCTCGATGACTTCTTTCTGGACCGCTTCCATCTTGAGCATGCGGTTGATGACGTCGAGCGCGAGATCCTCGGGGAGGATGCCGAGCACGCGTGCTGCATGCTCCGGCTTCAGCTTCGACAGCACCACAGCGACGGTCTGCGGATATTCGTTCTTCAGGTAGTTCGCGAGAACCTCTTCCTGCACGTTGGAGAGTTTTTCCCACATGTTGCGGCCGGCAGGGCCGCGGATTTCTTCCATGATACCGCTGACGCGCTCGGACGGTAGATACTGGGTCAGCAGACGCTCAGTGGCATCGAAAGTGCCCATCAGGGCGCCCGAGGCGGACATCCGCGATACGAATTCGAGCAGCAGATCTTCGACCGTCTCCGGCTCGATGGTGCCGAGCGAGGACATGTGAAGTGAGAGCTCGCGCACTTCGTCGTCGTCGAGCTGCGCCCACACCTTGCCACCATATTGCTCACCCAGCGCCAGCATCAGGATGGCTGCGCGCTTCGGGCCGCTCAGCGGCTTCGCTGGCGCACGGCCACCCTGGCGCTGCGCGAGCGATGCTACGACGCTGGCGATGTCGCTGCTGTTGTCGCCGGTGGTTTGCGGAACGGATGCCATTCAGATCACGCCGGTTCCTGCAGCCATGCGCGAACGATGGCTGCGGTTTCGTTGGGGTTACGATCGGCCAGTTCGCCTACGCGATGCACAGATTGTGCGTGGACCTGACCCTGGATGGTGGCGACGTCGATCATGTTGGGGCCGCCGGCGGGAATGACGGTCTGTCCATCTGCGCTGAGGGCGACACCGTCGGGAAGAACGAGAGCGTTGGCTGCAGGGAGCGCCGGCACGGGCTCAGAGGCGAGGACGCGGCGGACCAGCGGGCGGATGACCATGAACATCACGACCAGGCCGAGCAGCATCATGACCGCGAGTTCGATGACGTGCATCACGTCATCCTTGGTGAATTGCATCATGCCGAGCAGACCGGTCGGCTCCGGCGTCGGGACGACAGTTGGGCCCTCGGCGAATTTCAGGTTGACGACCTCGACCTGATCGCCGCGCTTCTGGTCGAAGCCAATGGCCGAACGGACCAGCGCTGCGATGCGATCGAGTTCTTCCTTGGGGCGTTGGGCGTAGACCTGCTCGCCCTTCTCGTTTTTGCTGTAGCTGCCGTCGACCAGTACCGCGACCGAGATGCGATTGACACGGCCCGCTTCGGTAACTTCGGTCTTGGTGACGCGGGAGATTTCGTAATTGTTGGTTTCTTCCGACTTCTTGCTTTGATCCTTCGCCGTCCCCGTGTTGCCGGCCGCCTGATTGCCTGGCAGTTCGTTGTTGACGGTGACTTGGCCATCCCGCTCGCCGACCGCGGAGGATTCTTCGCGGCTCTGGCTGGAGCGCAATACCCGGCCTTCGGGGTCGAATTTGTCGGAGGTTTGCGTGACCTTGTTGTAGTCGAAGTCGGCTGTGAGCTGGACCCGGGCCCGGCCTGCGCCCACCACCGAGGAAACGATCGCTTCGACCTGGCTCCGCATCCGCTTTTCGAACCCGGCGCGGCGTTCGTCACCGGTCGCGCCTTCCATGGTCGCGTCAGCGGCGCCGTCGGCGAGCAGCTGTCCGGCTTCGTCGACGATCGAAACCCGGGCCGGCTTCAGGCCGTTGACGGCCGAGGCGACGACATGGCGGATCGCCCGGACTTGCTGCGGGTCGAGGGCGCCGCGGACGCGGACCACGATCGAGGCCGAAGGCTCAGGCGCTTCGCGGGAGAATAGGGGGCGTTCCGGCAGGACGAGGTGGACGCGGGCGAACTGCACCCGATCGATCGCCCGGATCGTTCGCGCCAATTCGCCTTCGAGAGCGCGTAAGTGGTTGATATTTTGGACAAAGCTTGTTGTTCCGAGAGCGTCCGACTTGTCGAAGATCTCGTAGCCGACGCCGCCGCCCTTGGGCAGGCCGCCTTCGGCCAGCTTCATGCGCAGGCGGGTCACCTTGTCCTTCGGCACCATGATGGCGGCACCGTCGTTCTTCAGCTCATAGGGGATAGCCTGACGTTCCAGATCCTTGATGATTGCGGAGGAGTCCTCGACGCTCAGATCCGTGAACAGGGTGGTCATCTGCGGCGTGGTGACCCGCATGATGACGAAAGCAAAGAAGCCGATGAGCGCGGCCGTGACCGCAACCATCGCCATCAGGCGCGCCGCGCCGAGACCTTTAAGGAAACTTAGAAGACTCTGCACGAACCAGCCCCTGAGATTCGGCCTCAAAGACCGACTGGGCAAATTTTGCCGGGGTATGGTTTCGATATGGTTAACGGCGGTTAACGGGTGGCAAAAATATGGCCAAATGACGAAAACCGGCTTCCCATGAGGGAGCCGGTTTTCATCGAATTGGAGATATTAACGATCCGTTTACTGACGATACTGCTGGATGCGGGTGGTCCGCAGTCCTGCCAGACCGTGCTGGTCGATCGAGAACTGCCAGGAGAGGAATTCGTCGACTGTCAGCGTATAACGGCTGCAGGCTTCCTCCAGGGACAGAAGGCCACCGCGGACGGCGGCCACAACTTCGGCTTTGCGGCGGATGACCCACCGTTTAGTTCCGGGCGCGGGCAGATCCGCAATTGTTAACGGACTGCCGTCAGGCCCGATGACGTATTTGACCCTCGGGCGATGGGGTTCTGTCATGGCGTACTCACAAACTCTCAACCACTGAACTCACTTCAACAATCTACGCCCAGCGACTTAAAATTTGCCTAAGCCTACAACTCCAATGCGAATAGAACTGGATTTGGTTCGAAATAATCGTCCCGAGGAGATGATGCGGCGCAGCGTCAGGTTGTCGGTGTGGTTGGAGTCGTCGGCGTTGTCGTCGGACGCACCACGCGCTTGATTTTGTCGACGGTATAGTTGCTGCCGTTGATCGAGAGCAGAGCGGGGCTCGCTGACAGATCGACGGAATCGACAACGCCCTGGACTTCCGTGGAGATAGCAACATCACGGCCGTTGTCGTCCTTGCCCGTTGCAGTCAGCGTATAGGCCCCTTCGGGATACTGAACGCCGTCATTGCCTTTGCCGTCCCATACGAAAGTGCCGTTGCCCGACTGCAACGTATACTTGCCGGTGTAGACAACGTTACCAGCTGAATTCGTAATGTTGACGGTGGCTGTAGAGTCCTTGTCGGCGAGCAGATTCCATGTCGCCGACGTCTTGAATTGCGCCGTGCTGCCATCGACAGCGACGTTGTTGCCGACATAGATGAGCGCCTGCGTCGCTTCCGTAGCTTTGCCAAGATCGACCAGGGCTTTCAACTGATCGTTCGACTTGAGCTGCTGTTCGACGCCCGCGAACTGCACGAGCTGCTGCGTGAACTGGTTGGTATCGAGCGGATCGAGCGGGTTCTGGTTCTGCAGCTGCGTCGTCAGCAGCGTCAGGAACGTCTGGAAATTATCGGCAATGCCGGTGGTCGTCGAGCCAGAGCTGCTGCTCGAGTTCGATACCGGTGTGGTACCGGATACGACTGGGGGTGGAGTCGTTGCGTCAACTGCCATGGTTCGCTCCTCAAATACTGATGTCGACGCCGCTGCTGGATCCCAGCATGCGGCCATAACTGCGGCCCGCAGCGATCGCAGGCACGGACTCGTCTTCGTGGATCACCAGGCGCTGGGCGTTGCGGCCCGAATTCTCGCCACTGTTCTGTTGCTGGCCTTGCGATTGATCGCGCAGGCTGAATTGTAATCCGCTGTCGTTGGTCTTGAGGCCGGCCTGTTCGAGCGCGCGCTGCAGTTGCGGTGCATCCTGGCGCAGCATGGTCAGGGTTTCCGGCTTCTCGACGGTGAGGTGCGAGGTGACATTGCCATGCTTGTCGACTTCGAGCCGGACATCGATACGGCCAA
It contains:
- a CDS encoding sigma-54 interaction domain-containing protein translates to MRLLIVGTLKGQLTTATKIAMDNGASVVHAEGHDQAMGVLRGGKGADLLLVDVALDIRDLVMRLEAEHIHVPIVACGITTDARAAVAAIHAGAKEYIPLPPDPELIAAVLAAVANDSRDLIYRDEMMGKVVKLAQQIAGSDASVMITGESGTGKEVLARYVHTRSNRAKKPFISINCAAIPEHLLESELFGHEKGAFTGAIARRIGKFEEATGGTLLLDEISEMDVRLQSKLLRAIQERVIDRVGGTKPVPVDIRIIATSNRNLSDAVREGTFREDLLFRLNVVNLKIPPLRDRPADILELAQHFAKKYADANGVPVRPISAEARRVLTANRWQGNVRELENTIHRSVLMANGDEIGADAILTPDGDRLDLAKTPPAVAHATMAAETVTRALVGRTVADVERDLILETLKHCLGNRTHAANILGISIRTLRNKLNEYADGGLPITPAGAGAGDYRAAMGAM
- the fliG gene encoding flagellar motor switch protein FliG, producing the protein MASVPQTTGDNSSDIASVVASLAQRQGGRAPAKPLSGPKRAAILMLALGEQYGGKVWAQLDDDEVRELSLHMSSLGTIEPETVEDLLLEFVSRMSASGALMGTFDATERLLTQYLPSERVSGIMEEIRGPAGRNMWEKLSNVQEEVLANYLKNEYPQTVAVVLSKLKPEHAARVLGILPEDLALDVINRMLKMEAVQKEVIERVEQTLRVEFMSNLSQTRRRDAHEVMAEIFNNFDRQTETRFITSLEEDNREAAERIKALMFTFDDLIKLDAGSAQTLMRSIDKDKLGIALKSANEEVRAFFMGNMSSRAAKMLTDDMAALGPVRLRDVDEAQALLVNLAKDLAAKGEIVLTKNRADDELVY
- the fliN gene encoding flagellar motor switch protein FliN, with the protein product MSDPQVPLPDLNATDPGAMGDVGYADEEQVTRIAADLEAVFDVPVQVSAVLGRSKMGVGELLKLGPGTVLELDRRVGEAIDIYVNNRLVARGEVVLVEEKLGVTMTEIIKAERS
- the fliF gene encoding flagellar basal-body MS-ring/collar protein FliF; this encodes MQSLLSFLKGLGAARLMAMVAVTAALIGFFAFVIMRVTTPQMTTLFTDLSVEDSSAIIKDLERQAIPYELKNDGAAIMVPKDKVTRLRMKLAEGGLPKGGGVGYEIFDKSDALGTTSFVQNINHLRALEGELARTIRAIDRVQFARVHLVLPERPLFSREAPEPSASIVVRVRGALDPQQVRAIRHVVASAVNGLKPARVSIVDEAGQLLADGAADATMEGATGDERRAGFEKRMRSQVEAIVSSVVGAGRARVQLTADFDYNKVTQTSDKFDPEGRVLRSSQSREESSAVGERDGQVTVNNELPGNQAAGNTGTAKDQSKKSEETNNYEISRVTKTEVTEAGRVNRISVAVLVDGSYSKNEKGEQVYAQRPKEELDRIAALVRSAIGFDQKRGDQVEVVNLKFAEGPTVVPTPEPTGLLGMMQFTKDDVMHVIELAVMMLLGLVVMFMVIRPLVRRVLASEPVPALPAANALVLPDGVALSADGQTVIPAGGPNMIDVATIQGQVHAQSVHRVGELADRNPNETAAIVRAWLQEPA
- a CDS encoding flagellar hook assembly protein FlgD; the encoded protein is MAVDATTPPPVVSGTTPVSNSSSSSGSTTTGIADNFQTFLTLLTTQLQNQNPLDPLDTNQFTQQLVQFAGVEQQLKSNDQLKALVDLGKATEATQALIYVGNNVAVDGSTAQFKTSATWNLLADKDSTATVNITNSAGNVVYTGKYTLQSGNGTFVWDGKGNDGVQYPEGAYTLTATGKDDNGRDVAISTEVQGVVDSVDLSASPALLSINGSNYTVDKIKRVVRPTTTPTTPTTPTT
- a CDS encoding FliH/SctL family protein; protein product: MAAPAKFLFDMDFAAPDKTRAPAITPAEIAEKVANAEAQAYRAGFDAAQREAKAESDRRAALALEQIGVAISSISSRFGAIEEKMETEAVDVAVSVARKLCSELIAVEPLTEVMALVHDCFKNLVSTPHLVVRINDQLYDEARERIEKQAKQSGFAGRLVILAEPDIENGDCKIEWADGGVVLERATIDAKINELVGRYMASRNQA
- a CDS encoding DUF1153 domain-containing protein, yielding MTEPHRPRVKYVIGPDGSPLTIADLPAPGTKRWVIRRKAEVVAAVRGGLLSLEEACSRYTLTVDEFLSWQFSIDQHGLAGLRTTRIQQYRQ